The DNA window AGCCATCCTCGGCGAGATCGGCGAAGCGGTCGCTGAGCGACAGGTCGAGCTCCAGCATCGGATATTGCCGGGCAAGCTTCAGCAGCACGGGGGTCACGCAGTGGCGGCCGAAATGCGCCGGCATGGTGACGCGCAGTTTGCCACGTGGTTCCGAAAACTGGTCAGCGGCGAGCGCATCGGCGGCTTCGGCCTCGGCCAGCACCACCCGGCAGCGCTCATAGTAGGCGCGTCCGAAGTCGGTCAGGCTCTGCCGGCGCGTGGTCCGGTTGAGCAGCCGCACGCCCAGCCGCTCTTCGAGAAAGCGGACATGCTTGCCGACCATCGGTCCGGACAGATCGAGCGCCACTGCCGCCGCCGCGAACGAACCGAGGTCGACCGCCCTGACGAACACGGCCATGCTCTCGAGCCGATCCATATTCAGAACTCCTGGTTTCTACTGTTCTTCTCCTACAGCCATTTATCCCCGGCAAACCTGGTTGCATAGCTCATTCGGTTCAGATGATTTGGAGTATCCCGAATGACACGCATGGTTCGCTTCCACCAACATGGCGGCCCCGAGGTTCTGCGCATCGAGGATGTTAGGCTTGCCCCACCGGGTCCGGGTGAAGTTCAGATCCGCGTCAAGGCGCTCGGCCTCAATCGCGCCGAGGCGCTGCTGCGTGCTGGCGCCTATATCGAGACGCCGACGCTGCCCTCCGGGCTTGGCCTCGAGGCGGCGGGCGTCATCGAGGCGGTGGGCGAAGGTGTTGAGGATTTCGCGCCAGGCGACAGCGTCAGTGTCATCCCGCCGCAATCGATGATCCGCTGGCCGGCCTATGGCGAGCTTGTCACCTATCCCGCCGGACTTGTCGTCAAGCATCCGCCATCGCTCGACTGGCAAACGGCAGCAGCCGTCTGGATGCAGTATCTCACCGCCTATGGCGCGCTGATCGACATCGCCAGGCTTGGAAGTGGAGACGCCGTCGTCATCACGGCGGCCTCAAGCAGCGTCGGGCTTGCGGCGATCCAGATCGCCAACAGGATCGGCGCGACGACGATTGCGGTGACGCGAACATCGGCCAAGAGGCAGGCCCTGTTCGAAGCCGGCGCGGCTTATGTCGTGGCCTCGGCAGAGGAGGATCTGGCGGCACGGCTGAATGAGATCGCAGGGCCCGAAGGCGTGCGCGTCGTGTTCGATCCGATCGGCGGCCCGATCTTCGAGCCGCTCACGGCTGCTATGTCGCGTGGCGGCATCCTCATCGAATATGGCGGCCTCAGCCGCGAGCCGACGCCGTTCCCTTTGGCTGCTGTCCTGGGCAAGACACTGACGCTGCGTGGCTACCTCGTCCATGAGATCACCGGCGACCCGGTCAAACTGGAGGCCGCCAAGGCGTTCATCCTCGAAGGACTCGGGACAGGGGCTCTGAAGCCGATCATCGACCGGACCTTTGTGTTCGACGAGATCGTCGAGGCGCACCGCTACCTGGAGTCGAACGAGCAATTCGGCAAAATCGTGGTGACGATCTGAGATCGTGGTGACGATCTGAGATCGTGGTGACGGTTTGAGCAGAGATGGCGAACAAATCGTTCTTGCTGAAAAGATCGCCCTTGAAGGCGCGGCTCTGCATTCCTAACTGTTCGGTGCGGGCCGGGCCCCTCTGACTGTCGCTTTTGGCGATTGTGATGTCGGACCGCTTTAACGGGCCCGTTTCCATTCTTTCGGTCAAGCGGGCTCATTCCTTTCGGTTTGGAGCCCCGTATGACGTCTTCTCTCCTTGGTATGACTTGCCCCTCCTGTCGCGTCGCGCTCGTGATGAGCGAACGCCAGGGTATCGAAATCGACTACTGTCCGCAGTGCCGCGGCGTCTGGCTTGATCGAGGCGAACTCGACAAGATCATCGAGCGTTCCGGCAGGGAGGTGTCGCCTCCCCCGCAGCCACAGCCGGCAGCATTCTCCCCGCCGCAACATGGCCAGGGTCGCGATGACGAATATTCCCGTTCGCAGGGCCACCGCTATCCGAAGCGGAAGAAATCATTCTTCGAAGAGTTGTTCGATTGACCGCATGACGCCCGGTACCCGTGCCGGCGTTTGCTGAAAATTCCCGAAAACCACATCGATAAAGGTCATCCCCGATGATGTCTCGCACCAGCCGATTTGCCGCCCTCTTTGCCGGACTGTTCTTGGCATTCTCGATGGTCGCGATGGATCATGCCGAGGCCCGTCGCGGCGGCAGTTTCGGCAGTCGCGGCACGCGTACGTTCCAATCGGCACCGCCGACCAGAACCGCGCCGGCGCCGACCGCTCCGGTCGAGCGTTCGATGACGCCCAACACCGGGGTGAACAATGCGGCGCGGCAGCCGCAGGCCGGCCTGCAGAGGCCTGGTTTCATGAGCGGCTTCGGTGGGACAATGATGCGCGGCCTGCTGCTCGGCGGCCTGATCGGCCTGCTTGTGGGCCAAGGCTTCGGCGGCCTGGCCGGCATGTTCGGTTTCTTGCTTCAGGCCCTGCTCATCGGCGGCGCGATCATGCTGGCTATCAGGTTTTTCCGCTCGCAATCCGCGCGTGGCCCCGCCCCGGCGCTCGCCGGTGCCGGCAATGCCCAGGCGTCGCGATTTGAGAACCGCGCGACGGCACAGCAGCAGACTGCAGGCTCCTTTACAATTCCCGGTTTCGGCGGCGGTTCGGGCGGAGGCTCTCCGGCCACCGGTTCCGACGAGATCACGCTGGCCCAGACCGACCTCGACGCATTCCAGCAGCTGCTGACCGATGTCCAGGAAGCATTCGGGCGCGAGGACCATGCCGCCCTGCGCCGGGCTGTTACCCCCGAGATGGTGTCTTACCTGTCCGAGGAGCTGGCCGACAACGCCCAGAAAGGCCTCAGGAACGAGGTGACTGATATCAGTTTGCTGCAGGCCGACGTCGCGGAAAGCTGGCGCGAGGATGAGCGCGACTACGCCACGGCCGCATTGCGCTACGAGTCTCGTGACGTGACGCGCGAGCGGGCCAGCGGCAAGGTCGTCGCGGGTGACGAGGACCATCCGACAGAGACGACCGAGCTGTGGACATTCGTGCGTGAGAATGGCTCGGACTGGAAGCTCTCGGCAATACAACAGGCTTAAGCCCGGCCGGTTTTGGCCGAAGCTTCGATGCGGAGTTGCGGTCGTTCAGCGCACGATCCTGACGCACATCGGCGTGCCGATCTCGATGGCGCGCCCAGTGTCGGTCAGCATGCCGCTGTCGGCGTCGCGCGCAAAGATAGAGATGCGATCGGCATTCTGGTTGGCCGAGAACAGATGGCCGCCTGACGGCGTCAGCGCCAGGTTGCGCGGCGTCGCACCGCCGCAAGGGACGTAGCCGACGAGGCTCAGCGCACCGGTCTGCTGATCGACCGCCATGATGACGACGCTGTCATGGCCGCGGTTGGAGCCGTAGACAAAACG is part of the Mesorhizobium loti genome and encodes:
- a CDS encoding Tim44 domain-containing protein, producing MMSRTSRFAALFAGLFLAFSMVAMDHAEARRGGSFGSRGTRTFQSAPPTRTAPAPTAPVERSMTPNTGVNNAARQPQAGLQRPGFMSGFGGTMMRGLLLGGLIGLLVGQGFGGLAGMFGFLLQALLIGGAIMLAIRFFRSQSARGPAPALAGAGNAQASRFENRATAQQQTAGSFTIPGFGGGSGGGSPATGSDEITLAQTDLDAFQQLLTDVQEAFGREDHAALRRAVTPEMVSYLSEELADNAQKGLRNEVTDISLLQADVAESWREDERDYATAALRYESRDVTRERASGKVVAGDEDHPTETTELWTFVRENGSDWKLSAIQQA
- a CDS encoding zinc-dependent alcohol dehydrogenase family protein, which produces MTRMVRFHQHGGPEVLRIEDVRLAPPGPGEVQIRVKALGLNRAEALLRAGAYIETPTLPSGLGLEAAGVIEAVGEGVEDFAPGDSVSVIPPQSMIRWPAYGELVTYPAGLVVKHPPSLDWQTAAAVWMQYLTAYGALIDIARLGSGDAVVITAASSSVGLAAIQIANRIGATTIAVTRTSAKRQALFEAGAAYVVASAEEDLAARLNEIAGPEGVRVVFDPIGGPIFEPLTAAMSRGGILIEYGGLSREPTPFPLAAVLGKTLTLRGYLVHEITGDPVKLEAAKAFILEGLGTGALKPIIDRTFVFDEIVEAHRYLESNEQFGKIVVTI